The DNA sequence CCGCCTCCCACTGGCTGATCCAGGGCGCGTCGGCCGTGCCGCCCCGCGCCAGCACCTTGTCGATCAGGGCCACCATGTCAGCACGTGCGCCGCCATCGCGCACCATCTGGTCGCACAGGCAGCCCAGCACCTGACGCCCATAGCCCGCCGGCACCTGTTCGGCCTTCTTGAGAAGCCGCGCCATCAGGCGCATCAGATTGCGATTGGGCGGGCCGCCGGACAGCATGGCCCGCGCCTGCAGCCAGTCCAGATTGGCCTGGGTCAGCGTCCCCAGCGCGCCATCCCGGGCCAGCACATAGTCTGCCATGACATTCGTGAACCGGTGATCCCACTCCGGATCATCGCTCTTCAGGCGCGCATTGAAATCCAGCAGCGCGGCGGCTTCGGCATCATTCTTCGGTTCCCGGGAACACATTTCCATGGCGACCTGCCGGGCATCTTCCCGCGAGCGGTGCGCCGTGGACTGGAGTTTCTGGAAAATTCGGCTCGCCGCAGGCGCCATGGCAGACAATCTCCGTTTCACGACAAGCCCTAGCAATCATGGGTTTCGGCTTTCTTGCCGAGAAGCGTGAAACCTGTTGCCACCATTATTGATCGCCCCCTACAGTCGCGCCAATCAGAAACGACAGGGAGAGACAGAGATGACACAACCGAAAGACCTTGCCGGCCGCACCGCCATCGTCACCGGATCGGCCACCGGTCTGGGACGCTCGATCGCGCTGAAACTGGCCGAGCGGGGCGCGGATGTGATCATCAACTGCGCCCGGTCCGTTGAGGATGGCGAAGCGACTGCCGCAGACTGCCAGGCGCTGGGCTCACAATCCCGTCTTGTTCAGGCGGACGTGTCGACCGAAGAAGGCTGCCGGACACTGGCGGACGCCGCCGCACAGGCCGGTCGGCTGGACATTCTGGTCAACAATGCGGGCACGACCAAGCATGCCCGCGACCATGCCGATCTTGACGCGCTGACCCGCGAGGACTTCCTGAATCTCTATGCAGTGAATGTCGCCGGCCCGTTCCTGATGATGCAGGCCTGCAAGCCGCTTCTGGTGGAAAGCCACCGCCAGACCGGGCGGTCAGCCGCCGTGCTCAACACCTCCTCCATCGCCGGCGTGACCGGAATCGGCTCGTCCGTTGCCTATGCCGCCACCAAGGGCGCGCTCAACACGATGACCCTGTCCCTTGCCCGGGCCCTGGCCCCGGCCATCAGGGTTAACGCCATTTGTCCTGGCTTCATCGGCACGCGCTGGTTCAAGGACAAGATGGATGAGGACCAGTACCGCCGGATGGAGGCGTCTGTTGCCGCTGCAACACCGTTGAACGCCGCCAGCGGCCCCGACGACATTGCAGATGCGGCCCTTTTCTTCCTGACGGATGCCTCGCGCCATGTCACCGGAGAGACGCTGCTGGTCGATGCCGGGACGCATCTGGGCTATGCGCCGCTGACCGCTCGCTAGGCGGAAGCGGCTCGCACAAAGCTCAGGCATAGTCGCCACTGCGTGCACAAAACGCTGGCGATCCGCCAGAGGTCCCGCGACCTCCATAATTTTGTTTCCGATCCCCGTTCAAGCCGCGTCATCGTGGTTACGGCGCTGGCAACAGCGCGATTCAACAACGGGGAATAAAATCATGAAACAACAGCTTTTACGCGCAGGGGTAGCAGTCGCAGCAATGCTGGCAGTGGCCGGCACGGCGGCTGCCGAGGGAGAATGGTCGGGCAACGTCGCTCTCAGCACGGATTATGTGTGGCGCGGTGTGTCCCAGTCCAATGAGGACATGGCCATCTCCGGCGGCTTCGACTACGCCAACGGCATCTTCTATGCCGGCACCTGGGCGTCGAACGTCGACTTCGAAGACGGCTCGGACACCAATGTCGAACTTGACTTCTATGCCGGTGTGGCCAGCGAGTTCGCCAATGGCGTTTCCTGGGATCTCGGGGTCATCTACTACTCCTATCCGGACTCGGACGATGAAGACCTCGACTTCGTCGAACTGCAGGCCGCTCTGGGCTATGCCTTCGAAGGCGGCGTGGAAGTCGGCGGCGCGGTCTATTGGGACCCGGACAATGAGAACATCTACATTGAAGGCTCTGCGGGGTATGCCTTCACGGACGTGTTCGCTGCGGATGTCTCGGTCGGCAACTATTCCTTTGATGGCGGCGGCGACTACACAAACTGGTCGCTGGGCGGCACCTACACCACGCCGGTCGGCATCGATCTGGACCTGCGTTACTGGGATACCGACATCGACGATACGGGCATTGCCGACGAGCGCGTTGTCCTGACCATCGCGAAGAGCCTCTAGGGCTCGCACCGCACTTCTTCTCAAATCGCGCGCGAGACATTGCCCTCCTTCGTGCGTGGTCTGGTGAAGGCCGCTGGTTCCCTGTCGAACCGGCGGCCTTTATTTTTGGCAGATCGCGCTTACCTTGGAGGCGACAGGAATCCCGACGAAAGATCCATTGCATGGCCGCTGAAATGAGCCCCGCCGACGCCGTTGGTGCCCTGGTCCCCGCCATCACCCTGCTGGGCTTCGGCGCGGCCGCTGCACTGGCGTCCCGGGCGTTCAATCTCAGCCCCATTGTCGGCTATCTGCTGGCCGGCATTCTGATCGGCCCGGGCATGCTGGACCTGATTCATGAGAGCGGCGGCACCCATCTCCTGGCCGAACTCGGCGTGGTCTTTCTCCTGTTCGATATCGGCATGCATGTCTCGCTGCGCGAGCTGAAGGAAAGCCGGGGCGATTTGCTGGGCCTTGCGCCCATGCATCTTGTCCTGACCGGACTGCTCAGTGCTGGCGCGCTCTACATGCTGGGCGTGTCCTGGCCCTTCGCCATTGCGGTCGGCCTCAGCCTCGGCCTGTCCTCCACCGCCGTTGTGGCCCGCATCCTGACCGAACGGGGGCAGAATTCCTGTCCCATCGGCCGCACGGCCACCCATGTCCTGATCTTCCAGGACATTGTCGCCATCTTCCTGATGATCTTCGCCACATCGCTCGGCGAAGGCGAAACCGGCGCGGCCGGTCTCGCAGGGCTGGTCTCCGACACGCTGCTCAATGGCGGCGCGGTGCCGCTGGCTGCCTCGCTCGGGCTCGCCCTGGTCCAGGCCCTCATCGCGTTCGGCGCAGCCATGCTGTTCTCGCGCTATCTGCTGAATCCCGTCTTCCGCACACTGGCCGCAACCCGCAATGATGAGGCCTTCACGGCATTCACGCTTCTGCTGGTGCTGGCTGCGGCCTGTGCCACCGCCATGATCGGCCTGTCCCTGACCCTTGGGGCATTCCTGGCGGGTCTCGCCGTCTCGGGCACGCCGTTCCGCCACCAGGTCCAGACCGAGATGGGCCCGTTCCGCGGCCTGCTCCTGTCCTTCTTCTTCATCAGTGTCGGCCTGGCCATCGACCTGCCTGCCCTGCTGCGCAACCTGCCGCTGGTGGTGATCGCGGCCTTCGGCATCCTGATCGTCAAATCCGTGCTGGGCTATGTCGCCGCCCGCCTCAATGGCTGGAGCATTCCCGGGGCCATGCAGCTCGGCACGCTGCTGGCGCAGGGCTCGGAATTCACCCTGGTGATCCTGTCGCTGGGAGCCGTCACGTCGAACTTCCCCCCTGCCCTGATGAGCAGTCTGATCGCGGCCATCGCCCTGTCCCTGGCGCTTGCCCCCAGCTGGGCCATTCTCGGCGGTAAGCTGTCGCGGGAACTGGCCCGCCGCAAACAGGTCACGATGGAAACCTCCAGCGAACCGGCCGGCGAACGCCCGGTGCTTGTCATCGGCATGTCCCCGGCGGGCCGGCTGGCGGTGGACGCGCTGGTGGATTTCAACATTCCCTACATCGCCACCGACAGTGACCCGGACCGTTTCCTGGCCGCCGTGGCGGATGGCTACAATGTTTCGTTCGGGGATGCCTCGAACATGAAGCTGATCGATGCGGTTGGCGGCAGCAATGCGCGCGCCGTGGTACTCGGCAAGGCCCGGTATGCGGTGTCGAAGGAAGTCACGCCCTCGATCACGCGTCGCTTCCCGGACCTGATCCGGCTGGTCGCCGTGGAAAGCCTGCACGATCTCGACCGGCATCTGGAACTGAACATGCGGGCCCATCTCGTCGCCAGCGAGCCAAAGGGCATCGAGATGGTGGCCGACATGCTCCGCATTCTGGGCATACCGGATGAGGACCTCGCTGGCTGGCTCAGCCGCGAAGCCGATCTGTTCACGATCGGGGATGCCTCCGACCGTCAAGACCGGGCAGAAGACCTGGACGAAGAAGAGATTGTCGAGGAAGCCGCCTGACCGAAATCAGGAATCGAGCGCAGCGATGGCGTCGTCAATCGTCGCGCGCGGACGGTCCATGATGGCGGCGATCTGGGCGCGCTGTTCGATGGCCAGCCACAGGCCCAGCACTTCGACATCCACGACGCGCCATTCGCCATTCTTTTCGATCACGCGCCAGCGCACGGTTTGCGGGGCTTCGCCAGGGCGCTGAACGCGGGTTTCCACGATTGAGTCGCCCGGCTTGCGATCCTTCGATCCCAAAACGGTGATTTCGGCATCGCGGAACTTGTCACGCTGTTCCTCGAAGCTTTCCAGCAAATAGGTCTCGAATGCCTCGGCAAAGCGGGCCCGGTCAGTGTCTGAGACGCGGCGGGCATACTTGCCCAGCGTGAAATTGGCGACCGTGTCGAGATCCATGGATTGGCGCAGGGTTTCGCGCCCCTTTGCCGGGTCGGCAATGTGTTTGGCGGCGCCTTCAATGACGGCTTCCGCTTCCGGTCCTGCCAGTGCCGGCAGGGCAGTCAGGGCAAGTGCGGTGGAGGCGATAAGAGCGCGAAACATGAGGGCGTGTCCTTCTGGAGGTGTCGTGTGTTGCCCTCTAGCTATGAACGAAACCCGCTTTTTGTTCCCCGAAAGTCCGGATAGGTTTCATGCCGGTTTGACATGAAACGGGCTGTTTCGGTGTTGGCAGGGCCGCGCCGGACAGGCGGACAAGTTGCACTTCGGGACGGCGGCAGGACAGGATGGCTGGATACATGACATTTCTCCCTTTAGGCGAGAAACATGCAAATCATGTACCAATGGCGGGATTTTCGGGTCGTGCTGTCGTAGCTACAGGAACCGGTCTGGTGCGGGCGGCCGGGCTCGAACCGGCAAGGCCTTGCGGCCGAGGGATTTTAAGTCCCTTGCGTATACCAATTTCGCCACGCCCGCGGCGCCGAAGCTGGACATACCGGCATTTTGCAGGGGACGCTACATTTCATCTCTGAAACTTGCGGAAAGATGGAACAATAAAGTGAAAAACAGCCTCCCCACATTCTGGTTCGTATCGGCAGGCCTGATGGTTCTTGCCACCATAGCCATTCCGCTATTCATCGCGCCAAGCATGGATGACTTCGCCAGAACAGCCGTGCTGGCCACAACCCTCCCGCAGGGGATTCTATCAGGCCTGGCGGCTGTCGCCTACGGACTTGTCCACATGCTCATTCTGCGGGCCCGCCCGTCAACAATCGCCAGCGTGTTCGGATTCCTGCATCTTGGTGCAGCGCTGCTGGAGAAAGTCACGCAAACCATCGCGCAAATCCTTCGACAACAGATCATCATCGGCACGCATGATGTCAGCAACATATCGCAGACGATGGGCTGGGTTCACATGGCGTCGAGCCTGACCTACCTGCTCGGCCTCGTCTTCTTCATCATCGCGGTGGCCGTTGCCCTGAGCACACGGCCACCGGCGGAAGATGCCTTCTAGCTGACGCGTTCGAACACAGCGGCGAGCCCCTGCCCGCCGCCGATGCACATCGTCTCCAGACCATAACGCGCCTCGCGGCGGTCCATTTCGCGCAGCATCGTCGTCAGGATCCGCACGCCGGTCGCGCCGACGGGATGCCCGAGCGAAATGCCGGATCCATTGACGTTCAGGCGCGCCATGTCGTCATCGGAAAAGTCGAGCGCCTTGGTGCAGGCCAGCACCTGCGCGGCGAAGGCCTCGTTCAGTTCGATGACGTCGATATCCTTCAATTCCAGACCCGCCGTCTTCAGCGCCTTTTGCGTGGATGGCACCGGGCCGATGCCCATGACTTCCGGGCCGACCCCCGCCACTGACCAGGACACGAGGCGCCCGAGCGGTTTCAGCCCGTATGTTTCGGCCGCTTCGCGCGTGCAGACGATGCAGGCCGCCGCGCCGTCATTCTGGCCGGAGGCATTGCCGGCCGTCACGGTCGCCTGATCATCCACCTTGCCACGAATGGCGCGCAGCGTGGACAGTTTCTCCAGCGAGGAGTCCGCCCGGATATGCTCGTCTGCGTCCACGACTGTATCCGCCTTGCGGCCTTTTACGGTGTACGGAATGATTTCCTCCGCAAACTTTCCATCCTTCTGTGCAGCCGCTGCCTTCATGTGAGAATCATAGGCGAACTGGTCCTGCGCCTCGCGCGTGATCTGGTGGTCGCGGCGGAGGTTTTCCGCTGTCTCGATCATGCCGCCCGGCACCGGATGGTGCTTGCCGCCCGCCGTGTAGCGCCCGCGCGACAGGCCGTCATGCAGCATCAGCCCGTCGCCCTTGATGTTCCACCGCATGTCGATGGAGAAGAATGGCGCGTTCGACATGCTCTCCGCCCCGCCCGCAATGATCACATCATTTGCACCGGTGGCGACCTGCATCACCGCATTGATCACCGCCTGCAGGCCCGAGCCGCAGCGCCGGTCGATCTGGTAACCGCCGGTGGACGTGGTCAGCCCGGCATCCAGCGCAATCATGCGGCCGAAGGCCGGGGCCTCCATGGTCGGATAGCATTGCGCAAAGATGCAGTCCTCCACGGCCTCGGCCGGCAGTTCCGTACGCGCCATCAGCTCACGGACAACATGCGCAGCCAGCTCGTGCGCATGCACCGTCTTGAAGGCTCCGCCAAAGCCGCCAACCGCCGTGCGGACGGGTTCACAGATTACAACGTCTCTCATCATGCTTACCCCTGCTGGTCGCGGCCACGCGCGGTGACCTGTTTGCGGGCCTCTTCCACGGCGTCTGCCGTGACCGATTCCGAATGCGCAATGGACCGCTTGACCTCTTCCTTGAGGGCGGCGGCGAAATTCATCCCGTAGCCGTCATCGATCAGCGCCTTGTACTGTTTCAGGAGATCCGGCTGCGAGCTGCACATATCGTGCGCTAGCTTCATCGCGGCCGGCACCAGTTCATCGGCTTCGTACACCCGATTGACCAGGCCCCAGCGCTCGGCTGTGTGGGCATCCAGGAAATTGCCGGTGAAGGACAATTCCTTCGCGCGGCTGATGCCGATCAGGCGCGACAGTTTCTGCGACAGGCCCCAGCCCGGCACGATGCCCACGCGGGCATGCGTGTCTGCGAACTTGGCGTGCTCCGAGGCCAGCAACACATCACACATCAGGGCCAGCTCGAAACCGCCGGTAATGGCAAAGCCATTGATCGCGCCAATGATCGGCCACGGATAGTCGGCCAGCGCGCGGGCCATGTCGATGGATCTGGAGTCTTCATCGGCGCCGAGGGCGAAGCCGGTCTGGCCGGCTTCCTTCAGGTCGATCCCGGCGGTGAAGGCACGCCCCGCCCCCGTCAACACGACGGCGCGAACCTCTTCATTCTGCTTCAGCTCGTTGAACACGCTGACAATCTCGGCACGCAGGGCCCGGTTCAGCGCGTTCAGGGCATCGGGCCGATTCAGCGTGACCAGCGCGACCGGACCGTCCAGTTCGACCTTCACAATGTCTTCCGCCATGGGATCCTCCTGTTTTCCTCTGCGCCCCTCTTAGCGGGACGCAGGCAACAGGACCATGCCTGACGTTGCGGCGATCAGGCCGCAACAGCAGATCACGTTCAGGCGGCGCGTTTCCGGATCAGGTTCACCAGGCCGATCCCCAGCGCAAGGATAGCGATTCCGGCCGCCAGAAAGAACAGGCCGAATTTCAGCGGCGTCAGCCAGGCCTTGGCATCCAGCGCATCGGCCCAGTCGGCCAATGCCAGCACCTGAACGAGGTTTTCAGTGAGGTCCACAATCACCACGCCCAGCGCGGGCAACGCCGCATAGGGGCCGAACCGCCCGAAGAAGCGCAGGGCCAGCCCGCCCAGAAACCCGCCATAGGCGAGCGGATAGGCGGTATCGAGCAGCACCGTCACCCAGGCATGGGCGGTGCGCTGTGCGCCAGTCATCGCGGCAATGATGGTGCGGGCCGTATCCGGATCGGACGTCATGTCCAGGAAGGCCCCGCCCACGACCGGACGGCACAGGCCGAACCCGGCGCCGATCACCAGCATCGCGACGAAGCTGATCCAGATCACCGGGGTGCGGGCCAGGAATTTCATGCGTTGGCGTCCTCCACGCGTTCCGGCTGGACGCCGGTTGCGGAGATAATCGCCTCAAGCCGGTCCGTGATCAAGGGGATCAGCGTGTCCCGGGTTGTGCTGGCCACGAGGTGGACGCCATTGTCCCCGATGCCCCGAAACCAGGGATAGGAACCGAATGCGGCCTCCGGCATGTCCTGCGCCAGTGCGGCCAGCGGTTCGGCAATATCCCCTTCGCGCAGGCCCCTGCCCCGAATGGTCACCTTGTGGATCACCGCGCCGGTCTCCAGCCGGGGCCCGATATCTTCCAGCATCGCGCGCGCCACCGAAGGCACTCCCGCCAGCGTGAAGACGTTCCCGGTCTGGAAGCCGGGCGCGCCGGATACGGGATTGGCCACGATTTTGGCGCCGTGGGGAATGCGCGCCATCCGGCGGCGGGCCGGCGTGTAATCCGTTCCCATCAGCCGGTAGCGCTCCGCCAGCATGGCGCTGACCTCCGGATGTTCGGAAATCTCCACCCCGAAGGCCTTCGCAATCGCATCGGCGGTGATGTCATCATGGGTCGGGCCGATGCCGCCTGTCGTGAAGACATAGGTATATTTTTCCCGCAGCGCATTCACCGCCGCCACAATCTCTTCCTGCACATCCGGCACGATGCGCGTTTCCCGGACCGGGATGCCCAGCGGCGCAAGATAGGCCGCGATCTGCTGAAGATTGATGTCGCGCGTCCGGCCGGACAGGAGTTCGTCGCCGATCAGCAATACGGCGGCAGTGGGTGAGGCATGGGTCATGACCGAATAAATGGCACCATACGCTCACCCCGCCAAGTCGGAACGCTTTGCAGGGGTACGCATTGCAACAGGATGAGACGCAATTGATCAAAAGGGATCCCTCATGAAACGCCACGCCACCGCCCATTGGTCCGGAGACCTGACTGACGGAAAAGGCTCGCTCACCACACAAAGTGGGGCGCTCAGTGATCACGGATATTCGTTCAAGGCCCGCTTTGAGGATGAAGACGGCAAGTCCGGCACCAATCCCGAGGAATTGCTGGCAGCGGCCCATGCTGGCTGTTTCACCATGCAGCTGTCGCATCTGCTGGCACAGAATGGCACGCCTGCCACCGATCTTGACACAAAATGCATTGTCACCGTGGAGCCGAAAGATGGTGGCGGGTTCCGTATCACCCGCAGCGCCCTGACGCTGACCGCAGCGATTGACGGTATCGACGCCGACGCGTTCGAGGCGCTGGCCGAAAAGGCGAAGACCGGCTGTCCGATGTCCGTGGCTCTGGGCGCCATCGAGATCACCCTCGGCACGCAGCTCCAATAGCGGGGCGCCCCCGTCGCAGGCGGCAAGCTGGAAGTCTGGGGGGGAAATTGCTATCTAGGCTGAAACACCCGACCGTTTCAGCCTGGAAAGGCCCCGATTGATGACCGACACTTCCCTCCTGCTGCCGATGCGCACGGGCGAAATCCGCATTCACGATACCGAAGGGTTCGAAGGCATGCGCAAGGCCGGACGGCTGGTCGCGGAGTGTCTCGACATGCTCGTGCCGGAAGTGAAGCCCGGCGTCACGACCGAGCATCTCGACAATCTGGTCCGCGAATTCGTCATGGATCATGGGGCAACCTCCGCCACGATCGGCTATCGCGGCTATCGCCATGCCAGCTGCATTTCACTGAACCACGTCATCTGTCACGGCATTCCGGGGCCCAAGCCCCTGAAGGAAGGCGACATTGCAAACATCGATGTCACCCTGATCCTCGATGGATGGCATGGCGACCATTCCCGCATGTATGGCGTCGGCGCCGTCAAGCGGAAGGCCGAGCGCCTGATGGACGTGACCTATGAAGCCCTGATGGCAGGCCTCGCCCAGATCCGCCCCGGCAAGCGGTTCGGCGATATCGGGGGCGCCATATCCGAGGTCGCCCGCCTGAACCGCATGTCCGTTGTCGAGGATTTCTGCGGCCATGGCCTTGGGCGCCTGTTCCATGACGAGCCCAATGTCATCCACTCTGCCGCCTACAATACCGGGCCCGAACTGAGGCCCGGCATGTTCTTCACCGTGGAGCCGATGCTCAATCTCGGCCGCAAGGACGCCGCGATCCTGCCCGATGGCTGGACCGCCGTGACCCGTGACCGCCAATTGTCGGCGCAATACGAACACTCCGTGGGCGTTACCGAAGACGGCGTGGAAATCTTCACCTCGTCTCCGAAGGGCTGGCACCAGCCCCACAAGGTCGACGTCTAGCGCGCCTGGTCCGCGGTCGGAGGTGGTCCGTAAAAGGGCGCAGCTTCCGGCGGCATCTTCTCCATCGCAATCGTGATGCCGTATTCCGACGCCAGCTGGCCGATCACCGCGCCGGCGGCTTCAGCGGAATCCGGCTTCGCCTCCGCCAGACGCGGCGCGACACTGTTCATGAAGCCTTCGAACGAGCCCCCCGTCGTGGTCATGATCAGCTTCGTGGTGTCGTCACTCGCATTCCAGAACATGTGCGTATTGCCCCGGTTCAAAGCCGCGAAATCGCCGGGATACAGCGACTGGATCTGTTCACCGGACATGATCGTCAGCACGCCTGAAACGACATAGAAATACTCGTCCTCCCGCGTGTGCGTGTGCGGCGGCGATCCGGGACTGCGCGGCGGCAGCACGAACTCGTACACGGTGACGTCGCCAGCCGTTTCTTCCGATGACAGCAGAAGGCGGATTGGATGGAACGGATTGTCCACCTCGTCGCCCGCGCCATCGACAACGATCTTGTCCTGGTGCGCGTGCAGCATGGCGCCATCCGGCCCATGCATGTGCGGATGCCCGTGGCCATGATCGTGTGATCCGGTCATGCAGGCCGGAAGTGCCAGGATCGCAGCGCCCATCAGAACCGGTTTCAGTTGCATTGTGATGTCCTCCCACGGATTGTCCCGCCCGCAGACTACCCAAGCAATGCCCCCGGCGAAAGTCCCTCGCCACAAAGCGTGAACATCCGCCCTTTATCAATTCGGGATTTCATGGTTTTTCAACCCTGATGGGCACCGAAAATGAAGAACCGCACTGGAAAGGTCACCGCGAACGCCTGCGGCGCAAGCTGCTGACCCGTGGAGCGGCGTCGCTGGATGATTATGAAGTCTTGGAAGTGCTGCTGATGGCCTTTATTCCCCGCCGCGATGTGAAACCCGTCGCCAAGGCGTTGCACGCCCGGCTCGGAAGCCTGTCGGCCATACTGGCAGCGCCGGGCGAGGATCTTGTACGGATCGACGGGGTTGGCGAAACGGTCGCCGCCTATCTCAAGGCCATTGCCGAACTGCAGGCCCGGGCCACGCGCGAAACGATCCGGAAAAAGCCGGCCATATCGTCATGGTCGGCCCTGATGGACTATGTCCGGACAGAGTTGCAGCACGAGAAGCGGGAACAGTTCCGAATCCTGTTCCTCGACCGGAAGAACCAGCTGATCGCCGACGAGATCATGGCACACGGCACTGTGGATCATGCCCCGGTCTATACGCGTGAAGTGGCCCGGCGGGCGCTCGAACTGCACGCCTCGGCGCTGATCCTTGTGCACAATCACCCCTCCGGTGACCCGACGCCCTCCCGCGCGGACATCGACATCACCCGCGAACTCATCGACGCGCTCGATCCGTTCGACATCCTCGTGCACGATCATCTGATTGCCGGGACCGGCGGCGTCACCAGCCTGAAATCGGCCGGGCTGATCTGATCAGCTCGTCAGACTGTCCCGCGCCATTGCCTGCAGCGTGGTGATGTAGTCGGCCTGGCTCCAGCCGCATTCGAAGCGCAGCTTTTCCCACATCTCCACCGAGACCAGCGCCCACAACAGGTCTGTCGCCCGGGCGGGAGTCAGGCCGGGCTTCAGGCGTCCGGCTTCCTCCACGGCCCGTATGGCTGCCTCGCAGCCATGACGGACCGCCTGCATGCGGTCGGTCCAGGCCGCCGCGGCGGCTTCGTCGGTGTCCCGCATGGCGATCAGCGCGCGGCCGACGCCATGGATCTGCGGAATGTAGCCGCCCCACGCCTCGATCCAGAGATCCAGCCGCTCGACGCCGGTCGCTGCGCGGCTGGCCTTCAAGGCCTCATCCACCTTGTGGACATCATCCATGTAGCGGGCGGTACAGGTCAGCAGCTCTGCCCGCGTCGGGAAGTGCAGGTAAACGGCCTGCCGGCTGATGCCTGCGGCCTTGGCGATATCGCTCATGCGGACCCCTGCCCCGCTGGATTTCTCCAGCAGGTCCCAGGTGGCCCGCATGATTTTTTCCCGGGTTTCCGGATTCTCACTTGACATAGTGTCAAGTTATCTGCATTTGACACCATGTCAACTTTACACGGTGTCAAGCAAAGGAGATGAACGATGCCAAATACACCTCGCACACCCATTGAACATGCCGGGCCGGTGCTCGTACTGGGCGGAACCGGAAAGACCGGCCGACGGATTGTCAGCCGCCTGAAAGGCAAGGGGATCGACACACGCATCGGATCGCGCGCCGCCCGGCCCGCCTTTGACTGGCACGACCCGGCCGGATGGGACGCAGCGCTGTCCGGCATGCGCGCGGTCTATATCAGCTACACGCCAGACCTTGCGGTGCCTGCCGCGAAAGACGCCATCCGGGCCCTCGTGCAGCGCGCAAACGCGCACGGCGTGAAGCATCTGGTGTTGCTGTCAGGCCGGGGGGAGCCGGACGCCCAGGCCAGCGAACGCATCGTCCAGGAGAGCGGCATGGACTGGACCATCGTCCGGGCCAGCTGGTTCAACCAGAATTTCTCGGAAGGTGAATTCCTGCCGCTTGTCCTGTCTGGCAATATCACGCTGCCGGTCGGCAATGTCCGGGAACCCTTCATTGATGCCGATGATATTGCGGATGTCGCCGTCGCGGCCCTGACAGAAACAGGCCATGCCGATGAAGTTTATGAAGTGACCGGCCCGCGCCTCATGACCTTCGCAGATGTCGCCTCAGACCTGGCGGCCGCAACAGGCCGTGCCGTGCAGTTCACCCGCATCCCGTCAGACGACTTCTTTCAGGGTTTGCGCCAGGCCGGCGCACCGGATGACCAGATCTGGCTGCTGGATTATCTGTTCACAAACGTACTGGACGGCCGGAACGAATATTTGACTGACGGCGTCCAGCGGGCCCTTGGCCGTCCGCCGAAGGACTTTTCGGAGTTTGCCCGCGAAACCGCCGGGACGCCGCTTTGGAGGGACGCCGCATGACCCATCCCTTCACCCGCACACTGCTCGCCGTGTCGGGCAGCATGGGCTTGGCCATCGGAACGGGGATCCTGTTCCTGCCGCATGCCTTCCACGCAACCAGCGGTATCGCGCTGGGGACCGATCCCAGCCTGCTGTCGGAGATGCGGGCCCCGGGCGGCTTGCTGATCCTTGCCTCGCTGCTTGCCCTTGCCGGCGCTGTGAAGCGAAGCCTCGCCCGCACCGGCCTGATCCTGTCGGCGTCCGTCTACGGCAGCTATGGCCTGTCCCGGCTGGTCAGCCTGGCCCTGGACGGCATGCCCTCGAACAGCCTGCTTCTGGCAGCCCTCATCGAACTCGTCGTGGCGGCCCTCAGCCTGTTCGCCCTGATCCGCTTTCAATTTCCTGAAGGAGACCTGACATGACCCTCGACCTGTTTGCCTATGCCTG is a window from the Hyphomonas sp. genome containing:
- a CDS encoding SDR family oxidoreductase gives rise to the protein MTQPKDLAGRTAIVTGSATGLGRSIALKLAERGADVIINCARSVEDGEATAADCQALGSQSRLVQADVSTEEGCRTLADAAAQAGRLDILVNNAGTTKHARDHADLDALTREDFLNLYAVNVAGPFLMMQACKPLLVESHRQTGRSAAVLNTSSIAGVTGIGSSVAYAATKGALNTMTLSLARALAPAIRVNAICPGFIGTRWFKDKMDEDQYRRMEASVAAATPLNAASGPDDIADAALFFLTDASRHVTGETLLVDAGTHLGYAPLTAR
- a CDS encoding acetyl-CoA C-acetyltransferase produces the protein MRDVVICEPVRTAVGGFGGAFKTVHAHELAAHVVRELMARTELPAEAVEDCIFAQCYPTMEAPAFGRMIALDAGLTTSTGGYQIDRRCGSGLQAVINAVMQVATGANDVIIAGGAESMSNAPFFSIDMRWNIKGDGLMLHDGLSRGRYTAGGKHHPVPGGMIETAENLRRDHQITREAQDQFAYDSHMKAAAAQKDGKFAEEIIPYTVKGRKADTVVDADEHIRADSSLEKLSTLRAIRGKVDDQATVTAGNASGQNDGAAACIVCTREAAETYGLKPLGRLVSWSVAGVGPEVMGIGPVPSTQKALKTAGLELKDIDVIELNEAFAAQVLACTKALDFSDDDMARLNVNGSGISLGHPVGATGVRILTTMLREMDRREARYGLETMCIGGGQGLAAVFERVS
- a CDS encoding TorF family putative porin, whose protein sequence is MKQQLLRAGVAVAAMLAVAGTAAAEGEWSGNVALSTDYVWRGVSQSNEDMAISGGFDYANGIFYAGTWASNVDFEDGSDTNVELDFYAGVASEFANGVSWDLGVIYYSYPDSDDEDLDFVELQAALGYAFEGGVEVGGAVYWDPDNENIYIEGSAGYAFTDVFAADVSVGNYSFDGGGDYTNWSLGGTYTTPVGIDLDLRYWDTDIDDTGIADERVVLTIAKSL
- a CDS encoding enoyl-CoA hydratase, which gives rise to MAEDIVKVELDGPVALVTLNRPDALNALNRALRAEIVSVFNELKQNEEVRAVVLTGAGRAFTAGIDLKEAGQTGFALGADEDSRSIDMARALADYPWPIIGAINGFAITGGFELALMCDVLLASEHAKFADTHARVGIVPGWGLSQKLSRLIGISRAKELSFTGNFLDAHTAERWGLVNRVYEADELVPAAMKLAHDMCSSQPDLLKQYKALIDDGYGMNFAAALKEEVKRSIAHSESVTADAVEEARKQVTARGRDQQG
- a CDS encoding phospholipid-binding protein MlaC, which encodes MFRALIASTALALTALPALAGPEAEAVIEGAAKHIADPAKGRETLRQSMDLDTVANFTLGKYARRVSDTDRARFAEAFETYLLESFEEQRDKFRDAEITVLGSKDRKPGDSIVETRVQRPGEAPQTVRWRVIEKNGEWRVVDVEVLGLWLAIEQRAQIAAIMDRPRATIDDAIAALDS
- a CDS encoding cation:proton antiporter, producing MAAEMSPADAVGALVPAITLLGFGAAAALASRAFNLSPIVGYLLAGILIGPGMLDLIHESGGTHLLAELGVVFLLFDIGMHVSLRELKESRGDLLGLAPMHLVLTGLLSAGALYMLGVSWPFAIAVGLSLGLSSTAVVARILTERGQNSCPIGRTATHVLIFQDIVAIFLMIFATSLGEGETGAAGLAGLVSDTLLNGGAVPLAASLGLALVQALIAFGAAMLFSRYLLNPVFRTLAATRNDEAFTAFTLLLVLAAACATAMIGLSLTLGAFLAGLAVSGTPFRHQVQTEMGPFRGLLLSFFFISVGLAIDLPALLRNLPLVVIAAFGILIVKSVLGYVAARLNGWSIPGAMQLGTLLAQGSEFTLVILSLGAVTSNFPPALMSSLIAAIALSLALAPSWAILGGKLSRELARRKQVTMETSSEPAGERPVLVIGMSPAGRLAVDALVDFNIPYIATDSDPDRFLAAVADGYNVSFGDASNMKLIDAVGGSNARAVVLGKARYAVSKEVTPSITRRFPDLIRLVAVESLHDLDRHLELNMRAHLVASEPKGIEMVADMLRILGIPDEDLAGWLSREADLFTIGDASDRQDRAEDLDEEEIVEEAA